CAGTCCTAATAAGTAATTTCACATTGTGTCTTGTACCATGCCCCGTGTGTTGTATCTTAAGGCATCTGACTCCCTCGTCCTGCTCTGGTCCTGGTTTTTCCCTGGACTCATTTCTCTGAACCTTTTCCCACTGGTCACACTCTTATATGCTCAGTGCAGAAGTTGCGAGGTGAAGATAAGAGTTTCTTAAGTTAGACAACAGGTTTGGCTGATGGTTATAGGACAACTGTGCTCCTAGGATTCCTTGTGGATGAGAGGCTCATTTGTCCCTGGGCTACAGAAGCAGCTTTTCTTCCTGGGCTCACCTCATCTCTTGAGGCAAGAGATAAGAGAGTTAAATAATGATAATTACAACTCCCTATGCTCATAGTCTACTACTCTCATTATTCTTAGGATGCTCCGAGCACTCTGCTTATCCAATATCCAGTTTGCTTAGAGCATACAGAGCACATGCTTCGATTTAGTCCAGGGTTAGCTGAGCACAGCAGACAGAAGGAATGCCAGGTCATGTCACAGCATGCTCAGACACTCATGTGAAAGAGAACCAAATTTGCCCAGTGGTGCAAAGTGTCAATTCGGAACCCACACATTGCAATTCTGCCTAGTGACTGATAGTGCAGCTATTCCTCTAAGGTCTGGGCTATGATTCTCTGGATAAAGTTCTTTAGCCTCCCCAagcaaggtctcctattgcatcctgggctatccccagttgttctgatgaatatctggacactggacccagatggctctggaggagaaagtgaggataaGGGTtttgtacaaccctccctcactcaaatcaaagtcagttgcaagtcatgtcatcatctccctgatgtcatgatcctcttaaGGAATGATGGACAAACCATAGTCCGAGCTGCCTAAATAGGGACCCAGCTAGCCAGTTCCAGTTAGGCAACTCAGCTCACCCtgtcctcctctcctctgccctcccatcctctcctctccccacctctcatCTCTCCaagggaaggtaaattttgatggcccaAAGCTACCTGGTTAACTTGAGGTTTACTAGTTAggtttctttctcaaagaccaagccttaaactcaattcactctggatctcatggattgaacaataggtccctgcctaaGCACTGCTTAATGGTtatttttgggccctcctggctcaaaaggaatgtaaatagtaactgatTCTCTTTTGGTCAGCAACCCAGAGGGTCCTCCCCTATTAAAGGGGCtttcccttgactcacttcttaaagaggtcaattcactgaatgggtgttgcctcactcaaaatgagaacttgAAAAGGGCCAAGGTCGCCCAccgcatcctggatcatctccagctgtcctgatcgATATCTGGTCTCCCTTCTAAGCTTTACCAGAAATGGCAATTGAGTGTGGTCCAATGGTCATGGTGGGAAGTGGAGGGGGAAGGCACTTGCTCCATTAGAAACTCTCTAATAGTAAATATTAAAGCAACTGTTTGGAAGACAGTTAACCCAAAGGAGATTCCTCTTCATCAACTAGGTGTCCTGGTTTGACACAAGACTAGATGTTATGTGTTCTTATGAAAATCCTCATGGAAAGTTCTAGACATTTATAATTTAATGATGAATTGTTAATGATAAATTTTATAATGTTAAATCATAATGAGTTCTTACATCTTTAAGGACTTAAGGGTATTACAAgccaaaaagatttaaaaaatagtatttaaaaaataatttaaaaataaattaaattctatCTGGTTATGtatattaaaaatatcttttgaaaCCACAAAGTAGATCCTAGCATTTGCTAGTATagactattttgttttgtaaagCTTTGACATTTTTCTAAGTTTTCAAAAGCTACCAACTAGTGATTTTTAAATGTAGAGGCCTATTAAACTTTAaccaaaatatattatttaatttcaatTACATACACATTTGGAACTCCAATACTTTTCTTCACTTCTTCACTgtgttcttccctctcttcttagACCCTTTACCAGACAACAGCAGCATCTACTTTTAATAACCAGTGCCTCTATGATCTCACTGTCCCGCTGAAGACCATGTAATCAGCTCTGTGACAATTGTTCAGACCTACAAACCATATGAGCAGGACCTGCATGAATTTGATGAAGATGAACCATTTCACATGGActatgaaaagaaggaaacagtCTGGCAGCTTCCTGAGTTTGGCCGTATCTTCAGTTCCAATGCACAGATTGGGCTAGGTGACATTGTTGTGGACATGACTAACTTGAACCAACTTATCAGGCAAACCAGCCACACTCAAGTCACCACTGGTATGCATGTCTCCCACTCTGCTCTCTTCCCTGGGAGTAGTCTGAGTAGTATTGGTGGGGAGGAGGACACTAGAGGTTCCTGCTTTTTAATATGCTTAGACTTTCCTCAACTCATGAGAATTCTGGACCCCCTCAAAAGAAGCTTCTATTTCTAGTAATCAATGCCTTTTCCCTAGAGTCTCTAGTTGGGGACAGaaggataaaaatatttgttctctCCTATATGTTCCTACACATTCCAGGTTGATTCAATCAAGCTGAAGCTTCAGAGACACAGCtctttcttcagtgacttttattttttacGTAGACAACTTGTTCCTGCCACCAGGGGCATCTGCTCAGGTCATTCATGGAGTGAGTGGAACTTGTCAGCTCTTACTTGAACACCAAATGGCTCAGAGGAGAGGACATTTGGGGTCCAAATGAGCAGCTACgtgtcacagtggatagtgcaacaggtttggagtcaggaagacctgagttcaaatctggtctcagatgctgactagttgtgtgaccctgggcaagtcatttaacctctgtttgcctcagtttcctcatctgtaacataaggataataatatcacctatttCTCTggattgctatgaggatcaaatcagataatgattctaaaatgcttagcattgtgcctgacatacagtgagtgctatataaatgttattatcattattaaattctTGGAACTTAGGAAATTTAAAAGATGGTTACATTTAAGATTACTGTGGAATGGAGCTTTGAAGATTTAATATGGGAATTTGAAGGGAAAAATTGCAGTGCTTAAGGAAGGTGTTTTCTGAATCCTTCATTTCATGGGAAAGCCAAAATAGAACTTCTTGGGTTCAGCTGTGGGGCTCTACTCACTATAGGGCCATTTGCCAAGGCTGTTTTCTCCTTCAGTGACTTCAGAGGTGGCAATGTTTCCCAAGGAGGCCGTGGAACTAGAAGAACCCAGCGTCCTCCTTTACCACATTGATAAGTTCTCCATCCCAGTGATCAATATCACATGGCTGTGCAATGGTGAGTCAGTCACCACAGCGGTATCTGAGACCGCCTTCCTGCCTCAGGATGACTGTTATTCCCACAAGTTTCATtacttcactttcttcctctcaaCTGATGATATTTATGACTGTGTAGTTGAACCCTGGGGCCTCAAAAACCACTTTTCAAGCGTTGGGATATGAATCAGTACATGTGGGGACCTCTGTCCTCTTACTCTCCTCAGTGACTACTTTCTTCCTAAGCAATGACCAAGCTCTTcctaaaacccaggtctcctatTGTTCCCATCCTGCCCCAATGAGTTTTGCCTCCAGATTCCATGTGGCAGAAACCAAAACctcctattttttctttgctctctgaGCCTGAGACGCTAACACCACCGTCTGAGACAATGGAGATGCTCATCTCTATTCTAGGAATGGCTATGGGCCTGGTGGGCATCATGGTGGCTGCCAGCTTCATTATCAGAGGCTTGTGCTCAGGCAAATGGTTCCTGACGCCACAGATCAAGTATAATTttctgcaagaaatctttccaatcctccttaatcttagtgccttcccctgAGACCACCTCCACtttatcctgtatacatcttGTATGTTCATGATTGTtgacatattgtctccccattagactgtgagttccctaAGATCTGGAAttgactgtgtttttgcctttctttgtatttacagGATCTAGCACAgaggagacatttaataaatgactattgatggactcactgaagagaaaaaaggtGTAGAGAGattcataaaagggaaaaatatagtGGAGAGAAATAGAAGCCTTGTAGACAGAAGGGCCAGCAGGGGAGAATGGGGCAGAGACATTATGGCAAGGAAAGGCTTGTTAGTGAGCAGAGGATCCAGGACGCgtgagagcagaggagagaggagagaaggttcAAAGAAGAGGAAGCTATTGTCTGGGGGTCATTGTTCATCAATCTTGCTGGAGACAAGAGTTTATAAAAGGGAGAttccctctctgtccttctctaCCCCCAAGTTCTCCTGCTCCacactgcctcaagtctctcctttccCACAGCCCCCCATATTCACTAATTTTAAGCAAAGAGGTCTTTGGGAACTTAGAGGGAGAATGAGCTATCAGGACTGAATTCCTCTGATTTTTGAAATGAAGGGAACACTGTCTTAGAGGCAGCTGATGGCAttgtggatagaaccctgggcctTGAGAcacaaagacttgagttcaaatctagattcagactctgactagctatgtgcccctgggcaagtcatttaacctcagtatccttcattgtaaaatggggataaaactgCACTTATCTAgaaaggttattgtgaagacagaatgagataatatttgtaaaaagttcctaatatggttcctggcacatggtagatattACAACAATGCTGTTCCCTTCCTTATCCCCTTATTTGCATTTAACTTTTGTCCTGGTAGTAGATGGGCAGAGGATCTGCATTAGTAGTAAGTTAAATTATCTAACTACATAGTTTCTATGTAAGCTGGGCAgagtacacatatgtacacacacacacaccattaaaTCGGGAAACTTCTcaactctgtgtatgtgtgtgtgtgtgtgtgtgtgtgtgtgtacacatgtccTGTTCAATGAAGGTCACCTTTTCCAAGTGGGGACATTCAGTTATATAATCACAGCACCTGGTCCCAGGCTATGAACTCATAGGAATTCAGTGAATGCTAATTAACTGATAGCCCCTATGGCTGATACAACTCTCTGATCCTCCAATTCTGTCTCTTTTGTCCTAATTCCAGCCTGTTCTTCTTACCATTTAGTTCTCCATCATGTCTTCCATCTTCCATGTCCCACAACATCACATGAAATTAATTCcctatgaaatatataaaattaattccACTGAAAATCTAGATGCCTAGAAAATGTAATTCATGATATCAGGAGGTCAGAATGGGTGGAATTCCCATTTGGGtagcacattttaaaaagtgCCTGCAAGTTACTTGCTTTTGTCATGACATAATTCAGTTAAACAAATATTGATTAACCACATTTCATTCTTAATTCACCATGCAAGATTTGGGGAATATAAACATAAGACTAGGCACAATCTCAAGGatcttgtccttcattcttaaagagaaccatcacatcagggaggtgatgccatgacatacaagtgaattggatttaagtgaggtagggttgtgcaaagtcactagccttactttcttctctggagccatcagGGTCCGTTTTGCTAGGTGATACTCTCCCTCTCTGGGTGGTTTCAGACACCTTCAGGCCAACTTTTTATCCCTGAGGAAAGTCAGTGGAAGCTTCTTTTTGGTTTACACCAGGCCACACACCTAGGGAAGAATGTCCTCCAGTCTCTGATAAATCCTATTTTTTACTgattgttatgtttgtccttcattctcgaagaggaccatgacatcaagatgatgaaataagtttcacttgactttgatttgagtgagggagggctgtgcaaggtcaccagcctcacttctcctccagagccatctgggtccaacagcctgatatttatcagggcaatgggagacagcccaggatgcaaggcagtaccttggccattttaggctaaagtcttatcaTTGTCTCActgagtgagatacacctattcagtgaacaggcctcttaagtagttactcaagggatggctccctttaataataataaaaaataatcaaaaaaacagactgggaggggaagaccctcaggattcctgggtaaaagagaaatagttactatttagcaattacattcactctgtgagCAGATGTGGGCAGGGACATGATGTCcggtctatgagctccagagtaaaTTGGGCTTAAGGTTTATTCTTTGAGCAAGAATTGTAGCTagaaaacccaaaggaaaaaaggtagaaaaggtAGGAGAAATCATCCAGCAAATCTGTTGGGCTTGTCCAACTTGTGCCCAGGTATATCCTGAAGGGACAGTCAGACCTCCCCCTCTTTTAAATCCTGTTCAGAGGAGGAGTACCTACCTAGATGAAGACAATGAAAGGAATGAAGGGATAGGAGAGCCACAGTGAAAGGACAGTTAAAAAGATTATTGAGTATGTTAGGTAGACGGTGATGGGCCTGATGATGGGCCTCAGGCAAAAATGTTAGGGATTGGATTGCTGAAACGTGTAGTAATGTTCAGGGATTGGATTCTGTTCAAAgacatgttcttttccttttgggagtTCAGGTCCCATAACCCCATCACTGCTACTGCTCACAGAGTCCTCACAACTACTACTCTCCTTCgttcttgaaaaggaccttaagtgagagagggctgtgttaAGTCATCACCTTCACTTTCCTCTCTGGAGCCATCGAGGTCCAGTGACTGTTAGTGGCACACTGGACTCAGAATCAGGAATCTGGACTTATTAgcaatgtgatcctgggtaaatcacttaatccctatttgtTTCCCCAGAGGAATTTaccatttataaatttatatatttatttatgtattccatttatttatttatgaatttatatatttatatttattaaatatatattcatataccatttatatattcatatatctcatttatttatatatttataaatttatataattatatttattaaatatatatttatataccacttatAACATGACTGACAAGTCGTATGTTTCAATGTGACTGTTTGAATTCTTCTGATTCCTAGCTGAGGGAGTTTTATGAATTTTTGTAAGTTCCAAAGGTACACAACAGAATGAATATATTTGAGCTTAAGGTAGaagaagttgggggggggggttggagtAAGGCTTACTCTGATCTCTTTGTTAGTGGAGGGAGACTTAAGAGACCTTCAGCCACTACAAAGATGCTTTTCTTGTgaaatgaaatttagagttggatagttaaggaagaaagaatagaaggagggaaagaagagagggagggagaagagagaggacagggagggagaaattagatATCCATTATGGCAAACACTTCCTGAACTCTGGAAAATTCTTAGGTGGAACCCTCTATTTCAGAGTGAAATAGATACAGCTACGGTAAATGTAGGAAATCAACATTTTACTTGCCTATAGTAACTCAGGGCATGACTCCCAATTTCTATGGTAGGTCGCTAAGCCATGGCTACTCCAGGTTCAAGATATTCTACGGGTCTGTAGCCACTCAAAAACCATAGCTCATGAGCCCAGATTTATATATTTGCCTTTGCTAGTCAGCAAGAGGACACGATGAATTTAAATGAAAGAAGTTTAATAAATAGTAAGTGAATAATAAGAAAGTAGCAATGTCCCACAATATATCAATTAGAAGAGTGGACACATATAATGAATATGTGTGTAGGAGCATCAAAAGAAACAGGCAGGATACACATGGAGGCAACTTTTTTCCGCTGTTATGTGGTTGCCAGCGTCTTTTGTAGATGTCGTTATGTTGTTCCCATTGGACTTCCTCCTCGTATGGTGGCATTTTTTCTGCCCCCTGGGTAATCTTCTCTGCTTACATAGTTTCTGTTGGGCATTGATGGTTATGACCCAGTATTGCTGGTTGTATTGCATGGCCCAGTATTGTAGCTGTTGCTGATTCCTTCAAGGAGCAACTCTGTTGAGTATGTCATTGAATCTAAGAAAACTGTTTAAGTATTTAATATTTGCTAAGGCAGCTAGgcaactcagtggatagagagagtgctgtgcttggagtcaggaaaacctgagttcaattctggccttagacattcactagttgtgtgactttgggcaaaccacttaacttttgtttaccttaaatccactggagaaggaaatggcaaaccactccagcatctctgccaagaaaacccaatatggggtcactaagagttggatgtgactgaatgactgaacaacatttgctaagtgctggagattcaaATACAGAAAGCAAAGATAACTCCTGTCCTTACAGAACTTCCATTATGACAAGGGAAACAACAGAGAAAGGGGAGTAGCAGTCAGGGCAGAGCCCTGTGATCTGGAAAGTTACAGGGATGGTGGTTCAACACATCCCACGCAGCGACAAGAGAATTTATTTGATCATGGTTCCTCGTACCAGAGTTTTAGAGCAGGAATGAGGAGGGGTTTGGGGAAACCTACATATACAAAGGCAGAACTGAAATAGTATTTCTGGAAGGCCAGTCACCAGTTTCCTAGGATCTAAGTTCCTCCGGGACATGGTTTCTGGTTTGGGTGGAAATGATTGTGGAATGAGTGTATCTTCTTTCTGCTTCTGGCTTGTGTCTTTAGCTAGAATCCTGGGCAGGGCTACTAAATCTCCCTTCTTGCTTGGTCTTCCTGAGAGTAGTGATACCCAACAGAAACTATATACTTTTCATAGAAAGGTTTGCAATAGCTCTGTTCATTTAGAAGCCCAAGGTTTCTCTGCTATAGGTCTTTCAGAGCCATggagtcaaattcaaatagaaacaggtgCCTGTAAACCacaaattgacttagaaaaccacaaagtaaCCTTATCtttgttctatttttatttactttgttagacattttccagttacatttctACTTTGATTCTGGCTGCAGGCAGCCTGAGAGCCATGAGTTTGACATAACCTGTTTTAGAGGTAGAAGCTTTAACACACCTAGTTATTGGATTAAAGAGGGAAACCAAAACTCCAGACTCAGGAGAAACCCTTAGGTTTCTCTTGCTCTCCAGGCTGTGGTCTGTGTCTTAGAATCTTaatgaatataattttcttttccataaggaGTTAGATTTTATGGACTCTATGGtctcccttccaaatctgaaacTATGACTGTGATGGTGAATCACAGTATTGAAGAGGCGCATCTTAAACTCTGTCGCTGTAGTTTGCCTAGCTTGCAAGGCTAGCTAATGGTGCTAGTTACAAGGGAATTATGAACAACAGAGAATCAGGGCTTGGGATGGTTCTTAGGGCCACTGTATTTTGTACCGTTTGATTTTAATGCTTTCCTGAGATCACAATCTTGCTattgaaaaaaaatggtttttttttttgcgaGATGCTGGATGGCATGAGTCATAGAGCAGTAGAGATTTCAAAGAATTGAGATTGAAAATCTTTCAAAGGTCAAAAGTGGGGGGTACATGGTGGGTATAAGCTGGCTGAAACACAGTGCAAAGAGTTATGGGAAAATGGTATAAAATAGTAATGTCGAACTTAAACAAAAAGTATGCCATTAAACTATAAGAATTGTTATATGCcatgtattgacttagaaaaccacaaattaatattatctatattgcattgcaattaattttgttaaatattttccaatcacCTTTTCATCTGCAGTATTCATGACTCTGTAGCCTTATGTTTGATACTTCTGGTATAAAGAATTTAATGGAAGAAATGTATGAATtaaaaggaagatgaatttgTTAAGTGATGAGAGCTAGGCATATACAacatttgctaagtgctggggatgcaaatacgGAAAGCAAAGACAACTCCTGACTTCACAGAATTTACATTACGATGGGAGAGACAGTAGAGAGAGATGAATAGCAGACAGGGCAGAGCCCTCTGGTCTGGAAAGTTACAGCATCCTCTAACTGATGCCCTCCATTCCCAGGCAGACAGatctcttttgatcttttccAGGCAAAAATATATGCAAGAGTTTCACAGTTTGGGCAAGAATGGGCAGGTTGTGATCTGCAACATCAGTGAGATCACTTCTAAGTGAGTATTCACGAGCTATTTTTGAGCAGTGTGTGAAGTCAAGTGTTTCGATAACAAGTGGtctaagaaggagaaaatttagggGAACTATAAACTCATGAGGATTGACTGAATAATTTTGAACCCGAAGTCAAGATTCTTTGAGTAGCAGTAAGGACAGACCCTATGGATATGCCACATGCTCTACTAGATTATAAGTTATGTGATGGcaagaataattttatttcaacTCAGTTTACTGTAAAGCACATTTTGCTCTTCtccagttatgtctgactcttcatgatcctatcttggggttttctgggtaaagatcctgagtggtttgccatttccttctccagctcactttacagaagaactgaggcaaacaggttcaaatgacttgctcagaatcacacagctagtaggtgtctgaggctagattttaatactggtactctgtccactgcactacctaactgtCCATTAAGCACATTGTTGGTACTTAGTCAATAGCtgaattaatttttctaaagctGATCCCACAGCAATCTTGTGAGAAGTGACAAGGGCAGGTGccattatcctaattttatagatgcggataatgaggcacagagatgttgAGTGATCCACACTTACTGAAGGGCACGTGCTAGTAAAATGCTCAAAAATAACTCTTGAATACTCAATTAGAAGTGATCTCATGGATTACACAGATCACAACCTGTTCATTCTTGTCCAAACTGTGTAACTTTTGCATATGTTTTTGACCGGAAAAGACCAAGAGAGATTTCTGCTTGGGGGTGGGGTATCAGTTAGAGGACCCCAATGGAGCTCTCAGGCTGTAAAAACGTTGAAAAGTGAAAGGCTTCAATGCTGATCTCTTGACTTCATGCCCAATAGTACTTATTTTGATGTACCACACTGATGCTCTCCTGTCATGATATGGATAGTTTAAAACTTTTTACAAGTTGTCTTCCTGAACTTCCTCAGAAATGACTTTTAATAAGAACCAGAACCAAACTGCTCAATGAGACAAACAAGGGCAGTGAGAACACTGACAAGAGAAAAATTCAAttgcttttaatttcttcaacaacACAAGGGAAGACACCATTCCAAATCCCCAAACCCACAAATCTGTTCCctcactccccctctctgaagCACATTACCAGAGAGAGGCAAGCACTGGGGAGAAGGATGGACACTGGAAAGGCATCTCTCTGCTGGAATGAAACACTGAGGGCCTAGTGTGGACTGGAAGGATGGTTTCCACCAAGCATATAAACCATATTTTCAAAGTGAATGGACTTTGGgagaaaggaaagcaagaaaaagtgCTGATGTCTGTGTTTTGCCACCTTCAGTCCAAGGTGTTCTTGGGATGGGGCAGAAGATAGTGCTGGGATTGGGGCTGGAAGAAACTCAGTCAACATTCTGGCCTGAAAATAGACTTATTGGGGCTTGATGAAACAGCCAAATTTCCTTTGActtaggggaagagaaagggaagccCAGACTTGAAAGTGAGCAGCAGAGGCAGAAGAGGGAGAGACGGTtccagaaaaaataattcattgtaTATTTCCCAGGGTAATACTGACCCTTTCCATAGAtatgagagctggaaagaatcttagagcttCCAAGATCCTG
The DNA window shown above is from Notamacropus eugenii isolate mMacEug1 chromosome 2, mMacEug1.pri_v2, whole genome shotgun sequence and carries:
- the LOC140522722 gene encoding HLA class II histocompatibility antigen, DP alpha 1 chain-like, yielding MCVYALNHVISSVTIVQTYKPYEQDLHEFDEDEPFHMDYEKKETVWQLPEFGRIFSSNAQIGLGDIVVDMTNLNQLIRQTSHTQVTTVTSEVAMFPKEAVELEEPSVLLYHIDKFSIPVINITWLCNGESVTTAVSETAFLPQDDCYSHKFHYFTFFLSTDDIYDCVVEPWGLKNHFSSVGI